The Globicephala melas chromosome X, mGloMel1.2, whole genome shotgun sequence genome contains the following window.
gggcacagagcagaggaggcCCAGGCAGTGCCAGGAGTCAAGGGGAGGTGCGTGCCCTGAGTGTGTACCCAGGGGCTCCCCCTCCCAGAACAGAGGAGACCCCACAACACCCAAGTCACCCCACCGCCCTGTCAGCCCCAGAACCTGGGGCCGTGCTGGCTGCACCCTGAGgagctccctcacttccttcttcaGGTTGGCAGGGGACAGGCCACCCAGGAGGAGCGCCCCTGTGAGGCCCGAGGGCAGCCCTTAAGACGAGACCTGTAAGTGGCCTTTGTCAGAGATGCCCAGGGTACCTTTCTCGCTcacactccctctctcccccaggtACGAGGTCCCCGCCTGtcacccctgcccaccctccagtCGGCTTCCTGACACCAGTCGTCATGCCTCGTGCTCCAAAGCGACGGCGCTACATGCTTGAGGAAGACCATCAGGCTCAAAGTGTTCCCACGGCTGAGGAAGAGGATGATTCCTCATCTTCCTCCACCTGCTCCTCCTTTTCCTTTAGCTGTTCTCTGAGCTTGAGCTCCCCAGAGGAgctttttactctttctgacacCCTGAGTCCTTCACAGAGCCTTTCGagtgcctccccctccccgtcccccacTGCTGTTGTCTCTACTCCATTGAGCCAATCCGACAATGGCTCCAGCAGCCAAAAAGAGGAGGGTCCGAGCACCTCGCAGGCCCTGCCAGATGCTGAGTCCTTTCCAAGAAATGCAATTAATGACAAGGTGGGTGATCTGATAGCGTTTCTGCTCCTCAAGTATCGCACCAAGGAGATGGCCACAGAGACAGAAATGCTGAATATCATCACCGAAGACTACAAGGACCACTTCCCTGTGATCTTCAATGAAGCCTCGGAGTGCATGCAGCTGGTCTTTGGTATTGATGTGAAGGAAGTGGACCCCAGCGACCATTCCTATGTCCTGGTCACCACCCTGGGCCTCACCTATGATGGGATGCTGAGCGATGGGCAGAGCATGCCCAAGAATGGCCTTCTGATATTTATCCTGAGTATAATCTTTATGAAGGACGACTGTGTCCCTGAGGAGGAGGTGTGGGAAGTGCTGAGTGCGATGGGGGTGTATGTCGGGAGGGAGCACTTTGTCTATGGGGAGCCCAGGGAGCTGCTCACCAAAGTGTGGGTGCAGGAGGGCTACCTGGAGTACCGGCAGGTGCCTAACAGCGATCCTGCATGCTATGAATTTCTTTGGGGTCCCCGGGCCCACGCGGAGACCAGCAAGATGAGTTTCCTGGAGTTTTTGGCCAAGATCAATGGAAGTGACCCTAGATCCTTCCCTCTGTGGTATGAAGAGGCTTTGAGAGATCAGGAAGAGAGAGCCCAGTCTAGAATTGCCACCACAGATAATATTACTTCCATGGCTAGTGCAAGTTCTAGTGCCATGTCCAGCAGCTTGTTCAACCCTGAGTGAAGTCTAAGGCAGATTCTTCACTTTGTGTTTTAAGAGGGCAGTCAACGATCTAAGTAGTAGAGGGCCAGACTTGGGATGAGGGAATCATAGTGAATaacatctttctgtttctgttccatTGGGTGACTTAGAACTTTATAgaactttatcttcttttatttttggtattttaaaatgttgttgcTTAACTAGAAAGTCTGCTAGCCTCAGAATCTAAGTTTATGAATGACATTGGTCacacatttattgtttcttgtCTGGTTTAGGAGAAAGAGTTTTGCTATTTTGTAAAACGAATTGGGAAACCTTCCATTTTATTTGTAGTCTGTAACAAGATAAGATGGCATTAGAATAGGAATTTCCTTGGAAATGTGAAAAAGCttagtaaaatagagaaaaaaattaagtggttTATTTTACAATTCTCATCATTTTTAGTCTATTCTGTAAAATTAAGATATGTACTTGGATTTTCTTAGCTTATtcaaaaatgtagaagaaattaaATAGTAATAAATGAAATCTCTGCTCACTGGCTCATTTATTCCACAGACCTTCATGGAGCCTCTGCTCTCTGGAAGGCCCTGTGTTAGTAGTGGGGACACTAGGAAAAGCAGGACACACCCACACCTAGAGTGATGGTCTAGGAGCAGCAGTCACATGAGGAAGATGTAGAGATGTCCCCTAAGTCCCACAGAACAAGGGAAAATGGGACAAGGCGGTGGGGCTTCAGGAGTGAGCACTCAAGTGTAAGTGCCCCAAACCAGGGCAGTTTGGGGCTTTGGGAAGCAGGGGTTCCTTCTGTGGGAGGTGATGATAATGAAGCTGGGTGGTGGCAGTGGCCAGACTCCCAGACGGTGTATCTTAGGAGTGAGAGAAAAACCTAGATAGAAAAACTGCTCTTGGAAGTTCCTTTTGGATAGTGGATAAACCAGAGAGAAATCACTTCCTGGGGCAAGTAAGGAATTTGTCCTGTATTCTTGTCCCAGTGCAGTTGAACACAAGACATAgctgttttataaatatcatctGCAAGGGTTTCCTGAGAAATAAGGGTGAATATCTTTTGTATGATGCCCAGAAGTCACTGTGCAGGCACCCTTTTCCCTGGCCTGGGAGAGCCAGTGATGACTCTGTTAGAAGGCATTTTAATTAGATTACCTTTAATGTAATTTGGCCAGTTCTGAGCCATGTATAGATTTGGGGGGGGGAATTAATGAAAATAGCGATTTGGATGGAAGAGCAGCTGGGAGGTAGGGACAGAGTTGGTCTTTGGCTCAAATTCTAGGAGCTTTGAGTTGCATCCAGCTGGGGAAGACTTCCCTAcacctaaatataaaaatatatcctcTAAGAAGGAAAATTTACTGagttttatttacaaagcagcaTGGTTGGCTGATTTTGGTATTACATGTCCTATTGCATTGAGTATTCTCTAAGATGTACTggataacaacagcaacaacttcTAGAGTAGAGGGTAGGAGTACCTGGGGTcaaattaataatagaaatacAGTAGTCCCCTCTTATCTGCCAGGGATTATGTTCCAAGACACCCTGTGGGTGCCTGACACTGTGGAGAGTACTGAACTTTACATATACTACGTTTTTTTCCTATACTAATGGGTGAGTAGCATATATAGCGTGGATATTCtgaacaaagggatgattcatgtcCTGGACAGGACGGAGTGGGACGGCAtgatttaaaacttatgaattgtttatttctcgaattttgtatttaatattttcagaccctGGTTGATCTCaggtaactgaaactgcagaaagcaAAATGGCAGATATGGGGCAACTACCATAACAGCTAATCATTAAAGATTGAACCAGGCACTGTGTGAGGTGCTTTACAAACATTACATACATTCCAGCAGTCCTACAAGACAGGGCTCATCAAACCCACTTGCTTCACAGATGAAAAACCTGAGGCCATAGGGCTTGGTAATTTTCCCATGATTGCATGGTTAATAAGTGACAGGGCAGGGACTGGATCCCTAGCCTAAAtttgtctggagcctgtgcttttcCCACTCAACCCCAGCCTGATACTAACCTTCTGACTCTAAATCATTTCTCTTTTCAGTACTCTATAAAGTCTCTCAGGTGACCAAAAGAAGGACCCTATACCCAAGGTACTAAAAGCAGTCCTAAAGAAGGAAGGTGACAAAATCAATCAAACAGGATTTGGGTATTTTTTGTGGGCTTTATTAACATAGGGTCCTCCTGCCTGAGTTCCAGTGTCCCCTGAGAGCTGAGGTGCCAGATGTCTGTCTAGTCCCAGCACCTTCCCACATGACAGCACCCATCCCCTGATCTTCCCCTATGTGCCCTCCAGTCCAACTCTGGAACCTGACTGACTTACCAGCTCATCACTGCTGCCTCTTCTGAAATCTGTGCCCACTCCCAATGAAACAGCCCATATCTCTTGCCCTCCCCCTGACATAAAGCATTTCCACTCCTGGCAGAAGTACCCAGGCTGTCTCAACCCACTGCCCACTTACAGTGTCCCTTTGGCATAAGTGTTCACATTGGACAGTGATGTTTAGACATCTGGCATTACTTCTGTCCCCCGCCCAGGTATCTTCAACAAGCTTTCTAAATGAGTTTATAAGTAGAATCTAACTTGACATGTAATCGACCAGTTCTTGGATATAACCCTGAAGTTAGAAACCACCCTGATATTTGCAGCAGGATTTTAATGGAGCATCTTATTTGAAACGGGCCATGAACACATGGCACAGATTTATGAGCTTACCTAAGAGGTCAAAACCCAAAGCCTCCctcaagaattaatattgttaaaatggccatactacccaaagaaatctatagatttaatgtgatccttatcaaattacccatgacattttttcaaagaactaaaacaaataatcctaaaatttatatggaaccataaaagacccagaattgccaaagcaatcctgaggtaaaagaacaaagcaggagacataaacctcccagacttcagacaatactacaaagctacagtaatcaaaacagcatggtattggcacaaaaacagacatacagatcaatggaaaaaagaatagagagcccagaaataaatccacacatctaCCGTCAATTAATtgttgacaaaggaggcaagaatatacaatggggaaaagacagtatcttcagcaagtggtgttgggaaagttggacagctgcaggtaaataaataaagttagaaTCCACCCTCACAccataagcaaaaataaactcaaaatagcttaaagacttgaatataagacatgacaccataaaactcctagaagagaacataggcaaaacattctcttacataaatcgtaccaatgttttcttagctcagtctcccaaagcaataaaaataaaagcaaaaataaacaaatgagacataatcaaacttacaagcttttgtacaacaaaggaaaccataaacaaaacaaaaagataacctacagactgggagaaaatatttgcaaatgatgcgaccaacaagggcttaatttccaaaatacacaaatagctcatacaactcaacaacaacaacaaaaacaaacaacccaatcattGTTTTTGACAAGAAATCTACTCTTATCCTTATGTTTGTTCCTCTGTAGTAAAGTGCCTTCTTTTCTCTTggtacttttaagattttctcttcatcACTGATTTTAAGTAACTTGAATATTGTGGGCTTTGGTATAGTcttgtttttcacatttcttgTTCTTGGCATTCTTTTTTGAATCTGtgggtttataatttttatccagTTTGGAGATTtgtcattcaaatattttttctatctcCCCTTTTTCCTCCCCTTTGGGGTTTCCAAATATATGTGCATAGGTCACTTGAAGTTGTCTCACAACTTGCTAATGCTCTATTCATTGTTTTCagtattgttttctcagggtgtgttttttctggaaagttttatTGCTATATCctcaagttcactaatcttttcttcttacATGTCACGTGTGCCATTAGTCCAAACCAGTGTATCTTTTCAATTCAGACATTGTAGCCTTCATATCTCAAAATTTATTTAGGCTCTTTTTTATGTCTTTCATGTCCCTATTTAGCATGTTTAACATTTTGTCTTATCATTTGAACATATGGTACACAGTTATATATAACActgttttaaagtccttgtctACTAACTCTATCATCTGCCTGATTTCTGGgtcagttttaatttatttttctcctcattactGTTCCTGCTTTCCTGCTTCTTTGAATGGTTGGcaattttgctttctatttttgtctttaagattttttttttttgatgtggaccatttttaaagtctttattgaatttgttataatattgctcctgttttatgttttggttttttggccctgaggcgtgtaggatctagtttcctgaccagggatcaaacccacaccccctgcattagagggcaaagtcttaaccactggaccaccagggaaattccgGCTGGCAATTTTGACTGGATgtcagacattgtgaattttactttcttaaatcctagatatttttgtgtttctataaataaatattcttaagtTTTTTCAGGGACACaattaagttacttggaaacaagTTACTGGTCTTTTTGTGTCTTACTTTTAAACTTTGTTAAGTGAGATAAAAAAGGTGCTTAGATTATGACTAATAGTTCCTCTCTTCTAAGGCAAAACCACTCTGTGTATTCTAACTGAGCCTGATGAACTATGAGGTTTTCCACTCTGACTAATGGGAATAGGAATAATTGCCAGATCTGCATGATCTCTGGAGATTTCTCTCTGTggagctctctcctctctggaatTTTGTCCTGCAAGCTCTTGCCACCTAGCATCCCTTAGACTCCCAGCTCCATCTCAACTCAAGAAGATGGCCAGGCTCTCCATTATACACTGTGGCCTACAGTCTTTCTCTGGGCAGTAAGCTTGAACAATCTTAGGGCTCATCTCACTTGTTTTTCATCTCTTAGAGAACACTGTTCTTTGCCTGATGTCCAATAAATTGAAAATCATTGTTTCATGTGTgtggtctatttttttttagttgtttgagGTAGATGTGTAAATTTGGTCCCTTTTACTCCATCATGGCTAGAATCAGAAGTCCTATAGTCCAAATTTATAACCTAAATTTTCTACATATGACAGTGTCCCAGTATTTCAACTTATTCAATTTAAAACCAAATTGAAATGCtgtggtacacatatatatgttaatatagaCATATGTACAAAAAACTAAGTATATACAGTGAAATaacagcaatattttcttttgctgGTAGAAatataagtgatttttaaattctcttattTGTGCTTTCAATATTTCTAAGCCATCTAAGGCACATAAGAATTAccattataataacaaaatactttatatatttaaaaatgtgaattagaTTACCAAAAATAAACACTCATTATCTAGATGTTTTGTTTGTAATATTGATTAACTTCTTGATGGATTCTATTCAGC
Protein-coding sequences here:
- the LOC115847297 gene encoding melanoma-associated antigen 10, which translates into the protein MATETEMLNIITEDYKDHFPVIFNEASECMQLVFGIDVKEVDPSDHSYVLVTTLGLTYDGMLSDGQSMPKNGLLIFILSIIFMKDDCVPEEEVWEVLSAMGVYVGREHFVYGEPRELLTKVWVQEGYLEYRQVPNSDPACYEFLWGPRAHAETSKMSFLEFLAKINGSDPRSFPLWYEEALRDQEERAQSRIATTDNITSMASASSSAMSSSLFNPE